A region from the Cannabis sativa cultivar Pink pepper isolate KNU-18-1 chromosome 9, ASM2916894v1, whole genome shotgun sequence genome encodes:
- the LOC115723314 gene encoding galactokinase isoform X1, producing MAKHEDLPIPIYSTLDPVYGHGSQLEEAQARFHRLKAKFLDLFGHPPQIFARSPGRVNLIGEHIDYEGYSVLPMAIRQDTIIAIRRRDDDDDETEKLLRIANVNDNKYQLCTYPADPNQEIDLKNHKWGHYFICGYKGYYEYSKSKGVKVDETVGLDVLVDGTVPTGSGLSSSAAFVCSSTIAIMAAFDVNFPKKEIAQLTCECERHIGTQSGGMDQAISVMAKSGFAELIDFNPIRATDVQLPAGGTFVIAHSLAESQKAVTAATNYNNRVVECRLAAIVLGIKLGLKPQEAISNVKTLSDVEGLCLEFAGTHGSSDPLLALKEYLKEEPYTTQDIEQIVEENLSSIFKDSPSSLDVLKAATHFKLYQRASHVYSEAKRVHAFKDTVYSNLSEEDILKKLGDLMNESHYSCSVKYECSCPELEELVSICRKYGALGARLTGAGWGGCAVALVKENIVPQFILNLKVSVLINNTYVFRYMIIYIYITSNVYVYVFQEHYYQSRIEKGVISNNDLGLYVFASKPSSGAAIFKF from the exons ATGGCTAAACACGAAGATCTTCCAATCCCAATCTACTCAACTTTGGACCCTGTTTATGGCCATGGATCTCAACTCGAAGAAGCTCAGGCTCGATTTCACCGTTTAAAAGCTAAATTTCTTGACCTCTTTGGTCATCCTCCTCAAATCTTCGCTCGTTCTCCAg GGAGAGTGAATTTGATTGGAGAACATATAGATTACGAAGGGTACTCTGTGTTGCCAATGGCGATAAGGCAAGACACTATCATCGCAATTCGAAGGcgcgatgatgatgatgatgagactGAGAAGCTTTTAAGAATCGCCAATGTCAATGATAATAAGTACCAACTTTGCACTTATCCTGCTGATCCAAATCAG GAAATTGACTTGAAAAATCATAAATGGGGCCACTATTTCATTTGTGGGTACAAAGGATATTATGAATACTCTAAATCAAAGGGTGTAAAAGTTGATGAGACAGTTGGACTTGATGTTCTTGTTGATGGAACTGTTCCTACAG gttctGGGTTATCAAGTTCTGCAGCATTTGTTTGCTCTTCCACTATTGCTATTATGGCTGCTTTTGATGTGAACTTTCCAAAG AAAGAAATTGCACAGCTTACTTGTGAATGTGAACGACACATTGGAACACAATCTGGTGGGATGGATCAg GCAATATCTGTGATGGCTAAAAGTGGGTTTGCAGAGCTTATTGATTTCAACCCTATCCGTGCTACGGATGTGCAATTACCCGCTGGTGGAACTTTTGTTATTGCGCATTCTTTAGCAGAATCTCAAAAAGCAGTCACTGCTGCAACAAATTACAACAACAGGGTTGTTGAATGTCGCTTAGCGGCt ATTGTGCTTGGGATAAAGCTTGGGTTGAAACCACAAGAAGCAATATCAAATGTCAAAACCCTTTCTGATGTTGAAGGATTGTGTTTGGAATTTGCTGGTACTCATGGTTCATCAGATCCTCTCCTGGCCCTCAAG GAATATCTGAAAGAGGAGCCTTACACAACCCAAGATATAGAACAAATTGTTGAAGAGAATCTATCATCAATTTTTAAAGATTCCCCATCTTCATTAGATGTGTTAAAAGCTGCAACACACTTCAAATTATATCAG AGAGCATCTCATGTGTACTCTGAAGCCAAACGAGTCCATGCTTTCAAGGACACTGTATATTCAAATTTGAG TGAAGAGGACATATTGAAAAAACTTGGGGATCTAATGAACGAGAGCCACTATAGCTGCAGTGTTAAATACGAGTGCAG TTGCCCGGAGTTGGAAGAACTTGTAAGCATTTGTCGTAAGTATGGTGCTCTTGGGGCAAGGCTTACCGGAGCTGGATGGGGAGGTTGTGCAGTTGCTTTGGTGAAAGAGAATATTGTCCCACAATTTATTCTCAACTTAAAGGTTAgtgtattaattaataatacctATGTTTTCAgatatatgattatatatatatatataacatcaaatgtatatgtgtatgtttTTCAGGAGCATTACTACCAGTCTAGGATTGAGAAAGGAGTGATTAGTA
- the LOC115723190 gene encoding peroxidase 40, with product MDSKFVVQVLLMLNLVIMILFSKAKSDSGGYGDENGGVSVGVGVDVGVGVGFGVYKDACPEAEDIIFSLVKRAVMEDSRMAASLLRLHFHDCFVNGCDGSVLLDDTNNFVGEKTAAPNRNSLRGFEVIDAIKSELESFCPATVSCADILAVAARDSVLLSGGPSWEVQMGRKDSLSANKAAANNNIPGPNSTVPLLLSKFQNVGLDLKDMVVLSGAHTMGKARCSSFSARLLDTTDGSPAFIQSLQQLCSGFGNGGGSSSSILAQLDLVTPATFDNQYYVNLISGEGLLPSDQVLVTGDDQTRQFVETYAQDTFAFFDDFQNSMLKMGSLGVLTGSNGEIRRNCRTIN from the exons ATGGATAGTAAGTTTGTTGTTCAGGTTCTACTCATGTTGAATCTTGTTATTATGATATTATTCTCAAAAGCAAAGAGTGATAGTGGTGGATATGGTGATGAAAATGGTGGTGTTAGTGTTGGTGTAGGTGTTGATGTTGGTGTTGGTGTTGGGTTTGGTGTATACAAAGACGCTTGCCCAGAAGCTGAAGATATCATCTTTTCTTTGGTCAAAAGGGCAGTTATGGAGGACTCTAGAATGGCTGCTTCCCTACTTCGTCTCCACTTTCATGACTGCTTTGTCAAT GGGTGTGATGGTTCAGTGTTGTTAGATGACACTAACAACTTTGTTGGAGAAAAAACAGCAGCACCAAACCGCAACTCCTTAAGGGGTTTTGAAGTAATTGATGCTATCAAATCAGAGCTTGAATCCTTTTGCCCTGCAACCGTTTCTTGCGCCGACATTCTCGCTGTCGCCGCCAGGGACTCTGTCCTTCTG TCAGGTGGACCGAGTTGGGAAGTTCAAATGGGAAGGAAAGACAGCCTAAGTGCTAACAAAGCAGCAGCAAACAACAACATCCCAGGCCCAAACTCCACTGTTCCATTACTTCTCTCAAAGTTTCAGAATGTAGGCCTTGATCTCAAGGACATGGTTGTTCTCTCTG GGGCACACACAATGGGAAAGGCGAGATGCTCTTCGTTCAGCGCACGGCTGCTAGACACCACTGATGGATCTCCAGCCTTTATTCAATCCCTTCAACAGCTGTGTTCGGGTTTTGGAAATGGCGGCGGCAGCAGCAGCAGCATTCTAGCCCAACTCGACCTTGTAACGCCAGCAACTTTCGACAACCAGTATTATGTGAACCTCATCTCAGGAGAGGGATTGCTTCCATCAGACCAGGTGTTGGTGACAGGAGATGATCAAACTCGTCAATTTGTCGAAACATATGCTCAAGACACCTTTGCCTTCTTCGATGACTTCCAGAATTCTATGCTGAAAATGGGTTCCTTAGGTGTGTTAACAGGGTCGAATGGTGAGATTCGTAGGAATTGTCGTACAATTAACTAA
- the LOC115723314 gene encoding galactokinase isoform X2: protein MAKHEDLPIPIYSTLDPVYGHGSQLEEAQARFHRLKAKFLDLFGHPPQIFARSPGRVNLIGEHIDYEGYSVLPMAIRQDTIIAIRRRDDDDDETEKLLRIANVNDNKYQLCTYPADPNQEIDLKNHKWGHYFICGYKGYYEYSKSKGVKVDETVGLDVLVDGTVPTGSGLSSSAAFVCSSTIAIMAAFDVNFPKKEIAQLTCECERHIGTQSGGMDQAISVMAKSGFAELIDFNPIRATDVQLPAGGTFVIAHSLAESQKAVTAATNYNNRVVECRLAAIVLGIKLGLKPQEAISNVKTLSDVEGLCLEFAGTHGSSDPLLALKEYLKEEPYTTQDIEQIVEENLSSIFKDSPSSLDVLKAATHFKLYQRASHVYSEAKRVHAFKDTVYSNLSEEDILKKLGDLMNESHYSCSVKYECSCPELEELVSICRKYGALGARLTGAGWGGCAVALVKENIVPQFILNLKEHYYQSRIEKGVISNNDLGLYVFASKPSSGAAIFKF from the exons ATGGCTAAACACGAAGATCTTCCAATCCCAATCTACTCAACTTTGGACCCTGTTTATGGCCATGGATCTCAACTCGAAGAAGCTCAGGCTCGATTTCACCGTTTAAAAGCTAAATTTCTTGACCTCTTTGGTCATCCTCCTCAAATCTTCGCTCGTTCTCCAg GGAGAGTGAATTTGATTGGAGAACATATAGATTACGAAGGGTACTCTGTGTTGCCAATGGCGATAAGGCAAGACACTATCATCGCAATTCGAAGGcgcgatgatgatgatgatgagactGAGAAGCTTTTAAGAATCGCCAATGTCAATGATAATAAGTACCAACTTTGCACTTATCCTGCTGATCCAAATCAG GAAATTGACTTGAAAAATCATAAATGGGGCCACTATTTCATTTGTGGGTACAAAGGATATTATGAATACTCTAAATCAAAGGGTGTAAAAGTTGATGAGACAGTTGGACTTGATGTTCTTGTTGATGGAACTGTTCCTACAG gttctGGGTTATCAAGTTCTGCAGCATTTGTTTGCTCTTCCACTATTGCTATTATGGCTGCTTTTGATGTGAACTTTCCAAAG AAAGAAATTGCACAGCTTACTTGTGAATGTGAACGACACATTGGAACACAATCTGGTGGGATGGATCAg GCAATATCTGTGATGGCTAAAAGTGGGTTTGCAGAGCTTATTGATTTCAACCCTATCCGTGCTACGGATGTGCAATTACCCGCTGGTGGAACTTTTGTTATTGCGCATTCTTTAGCAGAATCTCAAAAAGCAGTCACTGCTGCAACAAATTACAACAACAGGGTTGTTGAATGTCGCTTAGCGGCt ATTGTGCTTGGGATAAAGCTTGGGTTGAAACCACAAGAAGCAATATCAAATGTCAAAACCCTTTCTGATGTTGAAGGATTGTGTTTGGAATTTGCTGGTACTCATGGTTCATCAGATCCTCTCCTGGCCCTCAAG GAATATCTGAAAGAGGAGCCTTACACAACCCAAGATATAGAACAAATTGTTGAAGAGAATCTATCATCAATTTTTAAAGATTCCCCATCTTCATTAGATGTGTTAAAAGCTGCAACACACTTCAAATTATATCAG AGAGCATCTCATGTGTACTCTGAAGCCAAACGAGTCCATGCTTTCAAGGACACTGTATATTCAAATTTGAG TGAAGAGGACATATTGAAAAAACTTGGGGATCTAATGAACGAGAGCCACTATAGCTGCAGTGTTAAATACGAGTGCAG TTGCCCGGAGTTGGAAGAACTTGTAAGCATTTGTCGTAAGTATGGTGCTCTTGGGGCAAGGCTTACCGGAGCTGGATGGGGAGGTTGTGCAGTTGCTTTGGTGAAAGAGAATATTGTCCCACAATTTATTCTCAACTTAAAG GAGCATTACTACCAGTCTAGGATTGAGAAAGGAGTGATTAGTA